The uncultured Bacteroides sp. DNA segment TGGCAGGACAAAGAAGAAAATCTCCGTTTGCTCCGCGGCAAGTTGCAAAAACTCCGCGGAGAGACGGATCTTGTTATACTACCCGAAATGTTTTCTACCGGATTTAGCATGCAAAGTCATTCTTTGGGAGAGCCCGTTACCGGAAAAACAATCACGACTCTACAAGCTTGGGCCAACGAATATACTGTGGCCATCGCAGGCAGTTATATCGCATCCGATCATTCGACCTATTACAATCGTGCCTTTTTTCTTACTCCCGAAGGAGATTCTTATTACTACGACAAACGACATCTTTTCCGAATGGGTGGCGAATATGATTCGTTCTCTTCCGGAAATAAAAGACTGATAGTGTCTTATCATGGATGGAACATCTGTCTGCTGGTCTGCTACGACCTTCGTTTCCCCGTATGGAGCAGAAATAGGAAGAACGAATACGACCTACTTATTTATGTAGCCAATTGGCCCGCTTCTCGCCGCCACGTATGGGACGCATTACTAAAAGCAAGAGCACTTGAAAATATGAGCTACGTTTGTGGAGTCAATCGCATAGGTAGTGATGGAAACGGCTTAAGTCACGATGGAGGAAGCGTACTCTACTCGGCCAAAGGCGAAACACTTACAGTCATTCCCGATAATGAAGAGCATATCTCTACAACAAAAATTGACCTTCAGACCCTACACCAATTCCGAGAAAAATTCCCCGCATGGAGAGACGCCGATAGCTTCCGATTAGAGGATTCTTCCGAAAGTCTTTAAATGTTAAAACCCTCTTCCTCCTACAACAATATGCTAAAAAAGACGTTTCCATAAAGAACATCTTTTGTATATTTGTCGTTGAAAACAGTCACACGACTTTAATTTTAAATAACTTAAAGGAACTTATGAAGACAAATCTTAGTTCTCAAATCACTCTCAACAGGGTCTCCCCCAGATACTACAGACCCGAGAATGCATTTGAGAAATCGGTATTAACCCGATTTGAGAAAATTCCTACAGACATTTATGAATCTGTAGAAGAAGGTGCTAAACACGTTTCAAACGAAATAGCCCAAGTCATTCGCGAAAAACAAAAGGCAGGGCGCTTTTGCGTATTGGCACTCACCGGTGGAAGCTCTCCACGTAATGTCTACTCCGAATTGATTCGCTTGCACAAAGAAGAAAACCTTAGTTTCCGCAACGTAATCGTATTCAATCTGTACGAATACTATCCACTTAGTCCGGATGCCATAAACAGCAATTTCAATGCATTAAAAGAGATGTTTCTGGATCATGTCGACATTGACAAACAGAACATCTTTACTCCCGATGGTACTATTGCCAAAGATACCATTTTTGAATATTGCCGCCTCTACGAACAACGCATCGAGAGCTTTGGAGGGATTGATATTGTACTGTTGGGCATCGGACGTGTAGGTAACATTGCGTTCAATGAACCGGGTTCGCGTCTAAACTCTGCTACCAGACTGATTTTGCTCGACAACGCCTCACGCGATGAAGCAGCAAAAACATTCGGCAGCATAGAAAGCACACCTATCAGCTCCATCACTATGGGAGTATCGACTATCCTTGCTGCAAAGAAAATCTTACTTATGGCATGGGGAGAAGATAAAGCCGGTATGATCAAAGAATGTGTGGAAGGAGCTGTGATAGATACCATACCGGCATCTTATCTGCAGACTCACAACAATGCACAAGTGGCGATAGACCTTTCTGCGGCAGCCAATCTGACTCGCATTCAGCGTCCATGGTTGGTTACCGCTTGCGAGTGGAACGATAAACTGATCCGTAGTGCCATTGCATGGCTTTGCTCGCTAACCGGAAAACCTATACTGAAATTAACCAATAAGGACTATAACGAAAACGGTCTGAGTGAATTATTAGCATTGTATGGTTCTGCCTACAACGTGAATATCAAGATATTCAATGATTTGCAGCACACTATTACCGGATGGCCCGGAGGTAAACCTAATGCAGACGATACGTATCGTCCTGAGCGTGCAAAACCTTACCCCAAACGTATCATTGTCTTTTCACCGCATCCTGACGATGATGTGATTTCAATGGGTGGAACAATCAGACGCCTCGTAGAACAGAAGCATGAAGTACACGTGGCTTATCAAACTTCGGGAAACATTGCTGTAGGTGATGAAGAAGTAATACGCTTTCTTCATTTCATCAATGGTTTCAACCAGTTGTTCATGAACAGTGAAGATAAGGTTATCAGTGAGAAGTATGCCGAAATCCGTGATGTCTTGAAAGACAAAAAAGATGGAGATATCGACACGCGCGACATCTTAACTATCAAAGGATTGATTCGTCGGGGCGAAGCACGCACAGCTTGTACATACAATAATATCCCGCTGAATCGTTGCCACTTCCTCGATTTACCCTTCTACGAGACAGGTAAAATACAGAAAGATCCGATTAGCGAAGCCGATGTGCTTATCGTTCAGAAACTACTTCAGGAAGTAAAACCTCATCAGATATTTGTAGCAGGAGACCTAGCCGACCCACACGGAACTCACCGTGTTTGCACCGACGCCGTATTTGCAGCCATTGATTTGGAAAAAGAAGCAGGAGCCAAATGGTTGAAAGAATGCCGCATCTGGATGTATCGAGGTGCATGGGCTGAATGGGAAATAGAAAATATAGAAATGGTCGTTCCTATTAGTCCGGAAGAGTTGCGCGCCAAACGAAATTCTATCCTG contains these protein-coding regions:
- a CDS encoding amidohydrolase, whose protein sequence is MSSDQLRISMLQTDIVWQDKEENLRLLRGKLQKLRGETDLVILPEMFSTGFSMQSHSLGEPVTGKTITTLQAWANEYTVAIAGSYIASDHSTYYNRAFFLTPEGDSYYYDKRHLFRMGGEYDSFSSGNKRLIVSYHGWNICLLVCYDLRFPVWSRNRKNEYDLLIYVANWPASRRHVWDALLKARALENMSYVCGVNRIGSDGNGLSHDGGSVLYSAKGETLTVIPDNEEHISTTKIDLQTLHQFREKFPAWRDADSFRLEDSSESL
- a CDS encoding glucosamine-6-phosphate deaminase, yielding MKTNLSSQITLNRVSPRYYRPENAFEKSVLTRFEKIPTDIYESVEEGAKHVSNEIAQVIREKQKAGRFCVLALTGGSSPRNVYSELIRLHKEENLSFRNVIVFNLYEYYPLSPDAINSNFNALKEMFLDHVDIDKQNIFTPDGTIAKDTIFEYCRLYEQRIESFGGIDIVLLGIGRVGNIAFNEPGSRLNSATRLILLDNASRDEAAKTFGSIESTPISSITMGVSTILAAKKILLMAWGEDKAGMIKECVEGAVIDTIPASYLQTHNNAQVAIDLSAAANLTRIQRPWLVTACEWNDKLIRSAIAWLCSLTGKPILKLTNKDYNENGLSELLALYGSAYNVNIKIFNDLQHTITGWPGGKPNADDTYRPERAKPYPKRIIVFSPHPDDDVISMGGTIRRLVEQKHEVHVAYQTSGNIAVGDEEVIRFLHFINGFNQLFMNSEDKVISEKYAEIRDVLKDKKDGDIDTRDILTIKGLIRRGEARTACTYNNIPLNRCHFLDLPFYETGKIQKDPISEADVLIVQKLLQEVKPHQIFVAGDLADPHGTHRVCTDAVFAAIDLEKEAGAKWLKECRIWMYRGAWAEWEIENIEMVVPISPEELRAKRNSILKHQSQMESAPFMGNDERLFWQRSEDRNHGTAALYDSLGLASYEAMEAFVEYIPL